The Stackebrandtia nassauensis DSM 44728 genome includes the window CGAAACGGCATCGTCATGTGGGCGAGGACCTCGCGGTTGCGCCAGCCATGGCACAGGGAGGGCGCGCTCCACTGGACCGGGCCAAGATCGGCGAACAGGTGCGCGAGCCGCTCGCGCTCGGCGTGGGTCGCCTCGACGAGGCGGGGATCGGTGCTGCCCATGGATCGTTGTCCTTCCGGATGCGGTCGGGTGTCGCTTGTTGTACGACCGATCCGGACAGAACTCATCGTTCCAGGACCTCGGGCAGCCCGAATTCGCCGAACCGGGCCGCCGAACCCAGGAACGTCACCAATTGGGCGATGCGGCCGCCGCACGGTTCGGCCAGGATGATCGCGAACGGACGCAGCACCCCCGCCTCGTCGGGGCGGTACTGCCCGAACCCCGGGGAACCGTTGACCGCCGTGACCAGCAGCCGGTCCTCGGCGCACACGTCGCTGAAGGCCATCAGCGCGGCGATCCGCTCGCCGCCCCGCAGCCACCAGGTGAACGGCGGCATCGACGTGATCGCGTCCTCGCGCAGCAGCGCGGTCATCGCGGCGACGTCGTGCGACTCGAAGGCGGCGACATAGCGCGCCAACAGTTCCCGCTGCTCGGGGCCCTCGGGGTCGAGGACGTCGGCGGGCCGCGGCCGGTCGGCGGCCAGCGACGCCCGGGCCCGCTGCAACGCGCTGTTGGCGGCGGCGACGGTGGAGTCGAGGATCTCGGCGGTCTCGCGGGCCGAGAACTTCAAAATGTCGCGCAGCACCAGGATGGCGCGCTCGCGCGGGGACAGCCGTTGCAGCAGCGCGATGAACGCCAGCCGGACCGTCTCGCGCTCGGCGACGATGTCGCCGGGATCGGCCGTGCCGAACAGCCGCCGGTCCGGCATCGGTTCCACCCAGCGCTCAGGCGGCAATGGGATACCGAGCTCGCCGGTCTCGGTCGCCGGACCCAGGTCCATCGCCAGCGCGCGGCGCTTCGCTCCCCGCAGCATGTCGATACAGATGTTGGTGGCGATCCGGTGCACCCAGGTGGTCAGCCGAGCCCGGGACGGGTCGTAGCGGCCGACGTTGCGGGCGGCCCGGATCAGGGTCTCCTGCACGGCGTCGTCGGTGTCGGCGGCCGAACCCAGCAGGCGGTAGCAGTACCGGGTCAACGGCGCGCGCAGCGTCTCGAGCTCGTCGGTCAGGCCCGCGATCGTCGTCGCGGGACGCGGTTCTGCCATGTCAGCGCACCTCCGCGGCTATTGTGCCCGGTGGCGTGCGCGAGTGACAGTCGAACATGGATTCCGCCGCCCAGAATCCCTTCCATACAAACGAGGGACGGCATCCGAGCCCGTTCACTCTAGAATCGGCGCATGGCGTACGTGTCGTACTGGGGTAGAGAAAACGAACGGACACAACGAGACGAGAACCAGGCTCAAGCGGCACCGGCACATCGGGAACACAGTCTCGCCGCCGACAGATACCTCACGGCATTGCGCGACTGGCTGTTCGAACTGGAATCGGGTACCGGCCGAATACTTGATCCCCGGGCATTGGCATGGGCCAAGCAGATCACCGTCGCGACCGGCACCGGAGACGACGGCGATGACGCGCGGTTGCTGCTGGGGAAGTACTGGTGGTACCGCTCCAAGCAGACACGGGAAACGGACGAGCGTGCCATCGCATTGGGTCACTTCAAGGCGTACTGCCGAACCGGCGACATCGAGGACATCCCCGAATCCGCGTGGAAGCCGCTGTTGAAGACGGCCGTTCCGGAGGCACTGGAACAGCACGAACGGTGCCTGGCGGATCCGACGCCGTCTGAACTCGACGTCGTGGTTCACCTGTGGCGCAACCTGGTGACCGCGATGGAATCGAAGCAGACGGCGTATGCGGTGGGTCTGTCGAATCTCGGCTCGGCATTGCTATGCCGTCATTCCGTGCGGGGACTGGAGGGTGATCTCGACGAGTCGATCATCCTGCTCCGCAGCGCGAACGAGGCCGCCGGCGCCGATCATCCCGACATGGGTGCGTGTTCACTGAACCTTGGTGCCGCCCTTTTCGAACGGTTCGAACGTCGCTTCGACGCCGTTGACCTTGACGAGGCGATCGACCTGTTCCATGCCGCGAAGTCGAGGTTTCCGGCGGGAGACCGTGACCACACCGCGTGCCTGTCCAATCTCGGACGCTCGCTTCGGCAGAGGTTCCTCCACTGCGGTTCGAATCAGGACCTGGACGAGTCGGTGGGCATGCTTCGCCAGGCTGTCGCGGACAGCAAACGCGACCGGCTGGCGAACTCGGGCCATCTCGCCGACCTGGGACGGACCCTGCACACCCGCTTCCTGCGCGACGAACGCCGGGAGGACGCGGACGATGCGGTGACGGCCTTGCGCCAATCCGCCACCGGACTGGTGGCCGAGAACCATGATGCCGACAGTCCCCGGGCCGAGAGCCCCGATCTGGCGGAATTCGATGTCGAGAGCCTCGATGTCGAGGATTCGCAGCTTGCCCACATCCTCGCGCAGCTTGGGGAAGTGCTGCGCACCCGCTCCCGTATCGTCGGCGCCCCAAGGGATCTGGACGACGCAATCGCGGCGTACCGGCAGGCGGCGACGGTGGTGCCGGCCGGAGCCGGTAGCGGGCCTCCCGGTCCACCGCCTGATCCGCCCGGCGAGGCGTTGTACTTGACACTGCTGGGCATGGCGCTGTTGGATCGACATCGCACCAACGGGGGGCAGGCTGATCTCCACGAAGCCGTCCGGGTCCTGCGTATCGCGGTCGACGCCGCACCGCGGCATCATCCGGTCCGGGCCGAATGCCTGTCTAATCTGTCCGCGGGACTGTGCGTCCAGGCCAGGCGGACCGGTAACCGTCTGACCATGGACGACGCCGTCCGAGTCGCACGCGACGCGGTGGCGCTCACTTCCCACCGCCATGTCGACCGCGCCCTGCGACTGGCGCGGGTGGCCGACGCACTGTGGACGCGATACGAGCGCACCCGGATGAAACCGGACTGGCGCGAGCTCGTCGTCGCCGTGCTTGCGGCCGCCAACAACGGGACGGCGGCCGCCCGGGTACGACTGTCCATCGCGACCTCGTGGGGGTATCGCTGGGCGGACACCAACCCGACCATCGCCGGCGGTCTGCTGCGAAACGCCGTGGCGGCACTGCCCTTCGTGGTCTCACGGCACATGCCGCAGCGCAGACGCCGCGAGATCCTCGCGGGCCATCCGCGGTTGGCCGCGGACGCGGCCGCGCTGACGATCGAGGCGACTTCGAGGGGCGATGATCCCGCATGGGACGCGTTGCGGGCCTTGGAATCGGGACGTGCGGTGCTGCTGGGTCAGATCATGGACACGCGGGAGGATCTGTCGGCATTGGCGGAAACCGATCCCAGTTTGGCGCGACGGTTCCAGGAGCTGTGCCGGGCGGTCGACTTCAACGAAAGCGCCGACGCGCGTGGCATGGCGTTCATCGAACGCGGCGCGACAGACCGGCGGCAGCACTTGGCCAGCCAGCTGCATGATGTCATCGACGAGATCCGTCGGCTGCCGGGACACGGCAGCTTTCCCGCCCCCGATCTCGACGAACTGGCAACTGTGGATGGTGGCGCCATCGTCACCCTGAACGCCAGCGCGTTCGGCTGTCACGCGTTGATCCTGCGCGGCGGCACCGTGTCGGCGCTGCGGCTGGACACTGACCTGGATGCCGTCGTGGCCAGGGCCCGGACGTTCCGGGAATGCCTCGGTCGGTTCGCCGACGCCATCGACGCCACGCGGGCACAGCGCGAAGAAGCCGCTCATGGAACCCGGGAAATCCTTACCTGGTTGTGGAATGAGGTCACCTCACCGGTGCTGGCGCGACTGGAGTACGCCCCTCACGATGGTGGGGTCCGGGAGGACATGCCGAGACTGTGGTGGGCACCCGGAGGTGCCTTCCGCGCTTTCCCGCTGCACGCCACCGGCGACTACGGCTCCGCCACCGAACCGGTGACCTCCATGATGGACTACGTGGTGTCGTCGTACACCCCGACGATTCGGCAGCTGTGCTACGCGCGCGACCGCGCTGTGAGCGAACCTGTCGGCCCGCTACGTGTCGTGTCCGTCGCCATGAGCCACACCCCGGCGTTCGGTCCGGAAGAACCGGCGGCCGGGCCGATGCCCGCGCTTCATCACGCACACGCCGAGATCGCCGGACTTCGCGAAAGGTTCCGCGATGTCGGCGCCTCACACATCCCCCTGCTCGATGAGGACGCGACACTGAGCGCGGTCGAATGGGTGCTACCACAGTGCACGGCGGCTCACTTCGCATGCCACGGAATACACGACTCCCTCGACCCGTCGCGCAGCCGCATCCTGCTGAACGACCACGTCACGTCACCACTGACCGTTTCCCTGCTGTCGACGCTACGCATCGAGACCGCGCAGCTGGGCTACCTGTCCTCCTGCCATACCGCCGCGACGAGCGGCACCGACACCGCGGGCATGGAGGGTCTGGTCGACGAATCGCTCCACCTTGCCGCTGTATGCCAGGTCGCCGGGTTCGCGCGGGTGGTCGGCAGCCTGTGGCCGATACGCGATGATCTCGCTGCCAGCGTCGCCGCTGACTTCTACGGCGGGATCGTGTCCGCGTCCGAGGGCAAGGTCGCCTTCGACCGCACCGCCGCGGCGCTCCATGCCGCCGTCACCGGGGTTCGTGATCGTGTCGGAGCCGGGAAACCGCACCTGTGGGGAGCGTGGATCCATGTCGGAGCCTGACTGGCCCGAGAACGCCTATCAACTGCGCTACCTGTGTCTCAACGACGCCGTGCGGTGCCTGCGGCAAGCGGGACTCGAGGATCACGCCACCCGGCTGTTCACTTTGCCGGTCGACGGCGAATCCCCGTTGAATGACATCCTCGACGCTCTGGGGTGGCGGCAGGACTATGAGGAATGGCGGGCCGACATGAACCTGCGAGGTTGCTTCACCGCGTATCCGGGCCGCAAGGCCCGGCTTCGTCCCGTCTACGGTTGCCCGCTCGACGCCGAACTTCGGTGCGGTCGAGAACTTCAGGGTGACTCGACGCCGCCGCCGTGCGGGATCACATCCGGACCGATGAGGCACGACCGCGATGAATTTGCTGGCTGAGCTGACGGGACGACTGTCCGACCAGTGGCTGCGATGGCAAGGGCTGCCCGGACTCATGTTCGTGTGCGTCGTTCTGGTCGGCAACCACCTCGGGTACGCCCACGCCATCGACGTGGGCGAGGCCGGTCGGTTCCTGAACCGGCAGTCATCATGGCTGGCCACACTGACGACCATTCAGGTCATCGCCGTGGTTATCGCGCTGGTGATCACGTCCGCGGTCGCGGGTCTGACGGCCACTTTGGCCGGTGTCGGTGTCGAAGCGGTCGTACTCGGTGGAAAACGGCCCGCGCGCTTGACCGGCGAATTGACCGCCATGGAAGAACACTTCCGGAACATCTATCTCCTGGATGTGGCGACGGCATGGCCACACCTGTGGCTGCGGTTTCCCGCCGAACACCGCGAACAGGTGACCGGAAACCGGGCTGGTATCCGTCATGCCGCCACCCTTGTCGGCTGGGGCATCCTGACGAGCGCGGTGAGCGTGATCTGGCCGATCGCCTGGATCGCGGTGCTGGGACTCGTCCTTGTCGGCATCCACCTGATGCGACAGTCCATATCGGCATACAGCCAAACCGTCGCCGTACTGATGATGCATCATGCCCCTGAGCTCGCCTCGCAACTGGGTTTCGAGAACTCTGGCCGCCTTGATCGTGCTGTGGGGAGCAAACTCCAGTACTACCTACAAGGCGACGAGCCGCCCGCTCCGAAGGCTTGAGTGCCGATCGGGCGGGGTCGGCACTGAGACGCAGCACTCATGTCGCGATGCCGAAATTCGGTATACCATTTCGCGGTGCCCAGGGGACTGACGACCGAGGACCCGCCCCAGCCGTCCGCCACCGGACCGTCGCGCGCCATCGTGTCGCTGCGGGCCAGCCCGCGGTTTCGGTTTTTGTGGGTGTCGAACATCTTCTTCTTCGGCGGCACCTGGATCCAGACGCTGATCCTGGGCTGGCTGGTCTTCGAGACCACCGACTCCGAGCTGCTGCTGGCGATCTTCACCGCCGTGCGGTTGACCCCGATGCTGCTGGGGCCGATCGCGGGGGTCTTGTCCGACCGCTACGACCGGGTTCGGCTGCTGACGGGCGCGTGTCTGCTGGCGCTGGGAACCGTTGTGGCACTGGCGACGTTGACGTCGCTGGGGATGGCCCCGTACTGGGTGGTGCTGTTGGGTGGGCTGATCATCGGGTTGGCGCACTCGCCGTCGCAGCCGGCTCGTTCGTCCCTTGTGGCTGAGCTGGTGGGGCCGGAGAACCTCAGCAACGCCAACGCGCTCAACTCGATGGCCATGAGCCTGCCCCAGGTGGTGGGCCCCGCGATCGGGGGTGCGCTCATCAGCGCGTTGGGCGCGTCGTGGGCACTATGGATCTCGACACTGTGGTACGTCGTGTCGCTGCTGATGCTGCTTCCGTTGCGGGGCAGTGGAAGGGCGGCAGCGGTCGCTCACGACGGGGTGTTGGCGATGCTGACCGGCGGTGTGCGCAGCATCCTGCGCAACCGTCTCGCGGCGACCGTCCTGGGGATCACCGTGGTGGCCAACATTCTGTTGTGGCCGATCTACCAGTCCTTCATGCCGGTGTTCGCCAAGTCCACGCTCGGCCTGGACGCGGCGGGCCTGGGCTGGTTGTTGACCTGCAACGGTGTCGGCGGACTGGTCGGGTCGATCGTCATCGCGGCGATGGGCGACTTCCGGTTCAAGGGCGGCGTGTTCGTGTTCGGCACCGCGCTGTGGGGCGGGCTGTGGTCGCTGTTCGCGTTGTCGGCCAACGTACCGCTGTCGTTCGCGCTGCTGGCCGGGATCGGGGTGGCCAGCTCGTTCTTCGGGGTGCTGCAGACGACCCTGCTGCTGTTGACCACCGAACCGGCGGTGCAGGGCCGGGCGCTGGGGATCCAGGAGCTGGCCATCGGCGTGATGCCGATCGCGGCGCTGGGCCTGGGCGCGATCGCCGAGGTCGCCGGGATCGGCGCGACCACCTTCGTCAGTGCGCTGCTGCTGGTCGCGGTCATGCTCGTGGTGGCGGTGCGGGTGCCGCTGTTGTTGCGGTTCAGCGGAACCCGGGCTGTCAGATCCTGAGCTCGCCGTCGGCGGCGACCACCCGGCCACCGGCCACGACCAGCCGACGGCGCGGGCAGCGCACCAGCGCGTCGGGCACGTTCTGCGCGTCCAGCAGGACGATGTCGGCGCGCGCCCCGGCGACCAGGTCGTGGACGTCGCGGTGCACGAAACCCGCCGCGCGCCGGGTCGCCAGTTCCACCGCGTAGGTCAGGTCCGCGTCGGTGCGCAGGCCGTGCAGCCGCGCGAAGTCCAGCGCCACCCGCAGGATGTCGCCGTCGCCGAACGGGGACCACAGGTCGCGGATGCCGTCGGTGCCCAGGCCCAGCGGCACCTCGCCGTCGCGCAGCTCGCGCCACGGCAGCGGCGCCGAACGGGGTGGAGCCACTGTCGCCCAAGAGATCCCCGCGTCGGCCAGCTCCGCCACCAGGGCGGTCTGGCGGGCCGGGTCGAGCTCGCCGAGCGCGAAGCCGTGCGACACCGTCACCCGGTGCTGGCGGCCGTGGCGGCGGGTGCGTTCGATGATGAGCTCGAACTGGAACGCGCCCAGCTCGCCCCGGTCGTGCAGGTGGATGTCGAGACCGACGTCGCGACGCACCGCGATGTCGAACAGACCGTCCAGTTGCGCCACCGGGTCGCGGTCGATCGAGGCCGGGTCGATGCCGCCGACGCTCGTCGCCCCGGCCACGGCTGCCTCGTCCAGCAGCTTCAGCACGCCCTCGCGCCGCATCACGCCGTCCTGCGGGAACGCCACGATCGCGATCGCCACGGCACCGCCCAGGGCGGCGGACGCCTCGGCCAGCACCTCGATGCCGCGCAGCCCCACACCCAGGTCGACGTCGACGTGACCGCGCGCCGCCGTGGTGCCGTGCCGCAGGTACTCGCGCAGCACCGCGGTGGCCGAGTCGACGCTGGGGATGCCGAGCGCGTCGCGGTACTCGCGCTCGTGCGCGATCCGGCCCTGCGTGGTCGCCTTGCCGCCGTAGGAGACCCACGGCTTGCCCCACCAGCTCTTGTCGGGGTGTGCGTGCGCGTTGACGAAGCCCGGCAGCGCCACCGCCCCGGCGCCGTCGAGCCGTTCACCGGTGGGTTCGGCCCGCCCCGTCGGGTGGATCGCGGTGATGCGGTCCCCGTCGACGTGGATGTCGGCGGCTTCGCCGCCCCACGGGCGGACGTTCGTCAGTGTCAGGCTCGGCATGCGGCGAATGGTATACCAAACGGTGCTATTGTTCGCACATGTCAGTGGGAAGCCTCACCGAAACCGACCGCCAGCACCTGCGCCGCTGCGTCGACCTCGCCCGCGAGGCCCTCGACGCCGGGGACGATCCCTTCGGCTCGCTGCTCGTCGACGGCGCCGGTGTCGTCCGCCGCGAGGAACGCAACCGGGAACGCAGCGTCGACGCGACCTGCCACCCCGAGTTCGCGCTCGCCAAATGGGCCGGGGCCAACCTGAGCCCGGACGAGCGACGCGACAGCGTCGTCTACACCTCCGGCGAGCACTGTCCGATGTGCAGCGCCGCCCACGCGTGGGTCGGACTGGGCCGTATCGTCTACGTCGCCAGCTCCGCCCAGCTGACGGCCTGGCGCCGCGAGCAGGGGTTCGGGCCCGGTCCGGTCGCGTCGCTGTCGATCCGGGACGTCGCCCCGGCGATACCGGTCGCCGGACCGGAACCGTCGCTTCAGGAGGAGATCTTCGCGTTGCACCGCCGGGCCGCCGCCCGCGCCTGAGGCCGTCCACGCCCCGAAAACCCCGCGCGCGATCGCCGCGACTGCCGGATGATCACGGCATGGAATCTGGACACCTCGCCCGCATCGAACGGGCCGCCGGGGTCGACGGACTCACCGACATCCTGTCCGACCGTCTGTCCCCCAGCGACCTGCGCTCGCTGCTTTTGGAAGTGCACCGCCGCCGGGCCGCCGCCGTCACCCCCGCCCAGCTGCTGCGGCAGTACCAGCGCGACCGCTTCAGCGAACCCAGCGACCTCAGCCTCGACGACCTGCACGCCCTCGACGCGCTCGTGCTGCCGCGGCTGGCGGCGTCGGGATACGAGGCCGTCGCGCTGTCGCCGGTGTGCCCGCTGGGAACCAACTCCGTGGTGTCCACTGTGCCGCAGAACAACGTCGTCACCACCGGCCGCGGCACCGAGGTCATCGCCGACGCCACCAACGTGCTGGCGCTGGAATGCGCCACCCGCCGCCAGTCCGCGGCCGGCAGCACCGACGTCGTCCGGCTGGCCGCCTCACAACGCGTGGTTCGGGGACAACCCATACAGGGCAGGGGACTCAGTCCGCACTTCAAGCTGCTGGCCCTGTGCACGGCGGGCCGCGACACCGGCGGCTTCGGCTTCGAGACCACCGCGCTGACCGAGCAGCTGACCATTCAGCTGCGGCTGCTGGAATCCATGGCCCGCGACGGATACCACCTCAACGACGTCGAGGTGTCGCTCACCGACCTGAACGGCGGAACCCGCAAGCCCGTACTGGACTCGCGGGTGTTCGCGCCGTTGGCCGAGGCGTTTCCCGAGGTCCGGTTCGGCTACGACGACGACCGGACCTCGGGGACCAACTACTACACCGACGTCAGCCTGGCCGTGTCCGCCCGCGACGCCCGGGGAGAGCGGATCACGTTCTCCGACGGCGGTTTCACCACCTGGACCCGGCAGCTGCTCGGCAACGCCAAGGAGCGGCTGCTGATCGGCGGCCTCGGCCTGGAACTGACGCACCGGCTGTTTCGGGACGGCTGAGGTCGGGATCGCTCAGCCAGCGACCTGGGCGACCCGCCGTCGTTTGGCCTTCGGTGCGAGGCCGAGCAGGAAGCCGAGGATCACGAAACCCAAGCCGCCCATCGTCACCACCGCCATGGGGCCCCAGATGAACCCGGACCACACCGGCACGCGATCGTCCGGATTGGCCAGTGACGTGTAGACGAGGTACAGGCAGATGGCGGTGGGAAAGGACAGGATGAACCCGCCGAAGGCGAGTGGGCCGGTCATGGCCGCGCGCCGGTTGATCGACCAGGGGCGGACGCGCCGGGCCAGCCAGCTGGTCAGCATCCAACCGGCGACGGCTCCGACGATCAGCCCGACCACGGTCAGCACCGGCACCAGGTTCGGGGTGGCGCGGGAGATGTCCACCTCGGTGTACCAGGGATAGTCCGGGAATTCCGCGGTGCGCACCTCCATGACGAGTCCGTCGCGGGTCGCGCTGAACGACTTCTCCATGTCGCTCGACTTCACCGCACCGACGTCCCAACCCGCCCCGGGCAGCCGGTCGCGCGCTTCGTCGAGACGGGCGTAGCCGTCCTTCTTGTGCTCCACCTCGTACGCCAGCCGGCCAGCGTGGTAGCCGTCCCCGTCGGCGATCGCGAACAGCGAGTCGATCGGCTCGCCCTCCATGTTTATCCAGCCGAACAGGTCCCGGTGCCGGTAGTCGTAGACGTCGGTGCCCATCTCCGGCACCGCCTGCCGGGCGAGTTGATCCGCCGCCGCTCCGTCGGGCAGGTCCACCGCGGTGTTCCACGCGGCGATCGAGCCCCCGATCGCCCCCAGCGTCGCGACGAACACCGCCACGAACACCCCGACCACGGCGGCCGGGATGCTGCCCGCTGACAGGTGTTTACGCAGCCCGCCGAACACCACGTCGGCGCGCTGGCCCGCGGTGGGACGGTCGCGTCCGTCAGAAGCGTCCATAAGGGTCGTCAGCATCTCCTCGCCGCGCTGCTTCCGGTACCAGGCCGGGTAAGCGCGCAGCAGTCGCCGGAATCGTTCTTCCACAGCCTTGTCCACGCTCGGGTTCTCCTCGGCATAGGTCATGACGGCGACCACCCCAGCTCGCCGGTGCCCAGGCGCCGCAACGCCGTCTCGGCATGGCCGCGTTGTTGCTCGGCGGCGGTGGCCAGCTGGGCGCGGCCGTGGTCGGTGAGCCGGTAGTACCGCCGCAGCCGCCCCGAGGTGATCTCCTCCCGGTCGACCTCGATCAGTTCGTCTTCCGACAGCCGGTCGAGGGCGGCGTACAGGGTGCTGGTGCGCAGCTTCACCTGGCCGTTGGACAGTTTCTCGACGTCGCGCATGATGCCGTACCCGTGAGCGGGTGCCTCGGCCAGCGCGGTGAGGATCATGAACACAGAATCTCGCATGAGATGGAATATACCCGTTAATGGAATATTCCCGCAACCGCCCACCGCTACCGGGGTCGCCGCCACCGGTCATTGGCCGCGTGCCGCACCGCGAGCTCCTCGGCCCGGGCCGCGTCCCGCTGTGCCACCGCCGCGTACAACTCCTCGTGCTCGTTCGCGACCCCGAGCAGGTCATCGTGCTGCCCCAGCAACCACCGCATCCGGCTGCGCAGGGTCTGCTCCAACTCACTGAGCAACTCGTTGGCGGCCAACGAGACCACGGTCTGATGAAAATCGGCGGCGGCCCGCCGCGCCGCCACGGCGTCCCCGTCGCGCGCGGCGG containing:
- a CDS encoding sigma-70 family RNA polymerase sigma factor gives rise to the protein MAEPRPATTIAGLTDELETLRAPLTRYCYRLLGSAADTDDAVQETLIRAARNVGRYDPSRARLTTWVHRIATNICIDMLRGAKRRALAMDLGPATETGELGIPLPPERWVEPMPDRRLFGTADPGDIVAERETVRLAFIALLQRLSPRERAILVLRDILKFSARETAEILDSTVAAANSALQRARASLAADRPRPADVLDPEGPEQRELLARYVAAFESHDVAAMTALLREDAITSMPPFTWWLRGGERIAALMAFSDVCAEDRLLVTAVNGSPGFGQYRPDEAGVLRPFAIILAEPCGGRIAQLVTFLGSAARFGEFGLPEVLER
- a CDS encoding CHAT domain-containing protein, whose translation is MAYVSYWGRENERTQRDENQAQAAPAHREHSLAADRYLTALRDWLFELESGTGRILDPRALAWAKQITVATGTGDDGDDARLLLGKYWWYRSKQTRETDERAIALGHFKAYCRTGDIEDIPESAWKPLLKTAVPEALEQHERCLADPTPSELDVVVHLWRNLVTAMESKQTAYAVGLSNLGSALLCRHSVRGLEGDLDESIILLRSANEAAGADHPDMGACSLNLGAALFERFERRFDAVDLDEAIDLFHAAKSRFPAGDRDHTACLSNLGRSLRQRFLHCGSNQDLDESVGMLRQAVADSKRDRLANSGHLADLGRTLHTRFLRDERREDADDAVTALRQSATGLVAENHDADSPRAESPDLAEFDVESLDVEDSQLAHILAQLGEVLRTRSRIVGAPRDLDDAIAAYRQAATVVPAGAGSGPPGPPPDPPGEALYLTLLGMALLDRHRTNGGQADLHEAVRVLRIAVDAAPRHHPVRAECLSNLSAGLCVQARRTGNRLTMDDAVRVARDAVALTSHRHVDRALRLARVADALWTRYERTRMKPDWRELVVAVLAAANNGTAAARVRLSIATSWGYRWADTNPTIAGGLLRNAVAALPFVVSRHMPQRRRREILAGHPRLAADAAALTIEATSRGDDPAWDALRALESGRAVLLGQIMDTREDLSALAETDPSLARRFQELCRAVDFNESADARGMAFIERGATDRRQHLASQLHDVIDEIRRLPGHGSFPAPDLDELATVDGGAIVTLNASAFGCHALILRGGTVSALRLDTDLDAVVARARTFRECLGRFADAIDATRAQREEAAHGTREILTWLWNEVTSPVLARLEYAPHDGGVREDMPRLWWAPGGAFRAFPLHATGDYGSATEPVTSMMDYVVSSYTPTIRQLCYARDRAVSEPVGPLRVVSVAMSHTPAFGPEEPAAGPMPALHHAHAEIAGLRERFRDVGASHIPLLDEDATLSAVEWVLPQCTAAHFACHGIHDSLDPSRSRILLNDHVTSPLTVSLLSTLRIETAQLGYLSSCHTAATSGTDTAGMEGLVDESLHLAAVCQVAGFARVVGSLWPIRDDLAASVAADFYGGIVSASEGKVAFDRTAAALHAAVTGVRDRVGAGKPHLWGAWIHVGA
- a CDS encoding MFS transporter, whose amino-acid sequence is MPRGLTTEDPPQPSATGPSRAIVSLRASPRFRFLWVSNIFFFGGTWIQTLILGWLVFETTDSELLLAIFTAVRLTPMLLGPIAGVLSDRYDRVRLLTGACLLALGTVVALATLTSLGMAPYWVVLLGGLIIGLAHSPSQPARSSLVAELVGPENLSNANALNSMAMSLPQVVGPAIGGALISALGASWALWISTLWYVVSLLMLLPLRGSGRAAAVAHDGVLAMLTGGVRSILRNRLAATVLGITVVANILLWPIYQSFMPVFAKSTLGLDAAGLGWLLTCNGVGGLVGSIVIAAMGDFRFKGGVFVFGTALWGGLWSLFALSANVPLSFALLAGIGVASSFFGVLQTTLLLLTTEPAVQGRALGIQELAIGVMPIAALGLGAIAEVAGIGATTFVSALLLVAVMLVVAVRVPLLLRFSGTRAVRS
- a CDS encoding amidohydrolase — protein: MPSLTLTNVRPWGGEAADIHVDGDRITAIHPTGRAEPTGERLDGAGAVALPGFVNAHAHPDKSWWGKPWVSYGGKATTQGRIAHEREYRDALGIPSVDSATAVLREYLRHGTTAARGHVDVDLGVGLRGIEVLAEASAALGGAVAIAIVAFPQDGVMRREGVLKLLDEAAVAGATSVGGIDPASIDRDPVAQLDGLFDIAVRRDVGLDIHLHDRGELGAFQFELIIERTRRHGRQHRVTVSHGFALGELDPARQTALVAELADAGISWATVAPPRSAPLPWRELRDGEVPLGLGTDGIRDLWSPFGDGDILRVALDFARLHGLRTDADLTYAVELATRRAAGFVHRDVHDLVAGARADIVLLDAQNVPDALVRCPRRRLVVAGGRVVAADGELRI
- a CDS encoding nucleoside deaminase, giving the protein MSVGSLTETDRQHLRRCVDLAREALDAGDDPFGSLLVDGAGVVRREERNRERSVDATCHPEFALAKWAGANLSPDERRDSVVYTSGEHCPMCSAAHAWVGLGRIVYVASSAQLTAWRREQGFGPGPVASLSIRDVAPAIPVAGPEPSLQEEIFALHRRAAARA
- a CDS encoding PadR family transcriptional regulator, producing the protein MRDSVFMILTALAEAPAHGYGIMRDVEKLSNGQVKLRTSTLYAALDRLSEDELIEVDREEITSGRLRRYYRLTDHGRAQLATAAEQQRGHAETALRRLGTGELGWSPS